The Pseudodesulfovibrio sp. zrk46 genome contains a region encoding:
- the nhaA gene encoding Na+/H+ antiporter NhaA, whose product MMKTPRTLPIHHLLNSFNSFFKMEAAGGIALMACTLVAMVWANSPWAASYHSLWQTPLTIGIGDWTLSKAAILWINDGLMAIFFFLVGLEIKREILVGGLSSPKQTIMPVAAAIGGMAIPALFYFAFNAGTESIGGWGIPMATDIAFALGIMSLLGSRVPIGVKIFLTAVAIVDDIGAILVIALFYTSSLDLTALGIGIAFLGLMATLNFRWGIRHSIPYLILGVIVWFAFLKSGIHATIAGVLAAMTIPASTRMDCSGFVENLRSAANTFEMAITPGKTVLTNKEQQMALHSIEHAYDDATTPLQNIEHALHPWVAFFVMPIFALANAGVALEADIFQELMTPVSIGIFTGLVLGKQIGVTGACWIINRLGLASYPDRTTLTHLWGASLLSGVGFTMSIFIANLAFEDAARFIELSKIAILFASLVAGTLGYVVLRYVAPDRSDQPST is encoded by the coding sequence ATGATGAAGACCCCAAGAACACTCCCCATTCACCACCTGCTCAACTCGTTCAACTCCTTCTTCAAGATGGAAGCGGCGGGCGGCATCGCACTGATGGCCTGCACGCTGGTGGCCATGGTCTGGGCTAATTCCCCGTGGGCGGCATCCTACCACTCCCTGTGGCAGACTCCCCTCACCATTGGCATCGGCGACTGGACTCTTTCCAAGGCCGCCATTCTGTGGATCAACGACGGACTCATGGCCATCTTCTTTTTCCTCGTGGGCCTTGAGATCAAGCGGGAGATTCTCGTGGGCGGTCTGTCATCCCCGAAGCAGACCATCATGCCCGTGGCCGCTGCCATCGGCGGCATGGCCATTCCTGCGCTCTTCTACTTCGCCTTCAACGCGGGCACCGAATCCATTGGCGGCTGGGGTATCCCCATGGCCACCGACATCGCCTTTGCCCTTGGCATCATGTCGCTGCTCGGCAGCCGCGTGCCCATTGGGGTGAAGATCTTCCTCACAGCCGTGGCCATCGTGGATGACATTGGTGCGATCCTCGTCATCGCGCTCTTCTACACCTCATCACTCGACCTCACGGCGCTGGGCATCGGCATCGCCTTCCTCGGCCTGATGGCGACCCTCAACTTCCGCTGGGGCATCCGTCACTCGATTCCGTACCTCATCCTCGGCGTCATCGTCTGGTTCGCCTTCCTGAAGTCCGGCATCCACGCCACCATCGCTGGCGTACTGGCGGCCATGACCATCCCGGCAAGCACACGCATGGACTGTTCCGGCTTTGTCGAGAACCTGCGCAGCGCGGCCAACACCTTTGAGATGGCCATTACGCCGGGCAAGACCGTGCTCACCAACAAGGAACAGCAGATGGCCCTGCACTCCATCGAACACGCCTACGATGATGCTACCACGCCGCTGCAAAACATCGAGCACGCCCTGCACCCGTGGGTGGCGTTCTTCGTCATGCCCATCTTCGCGCTGGCCAACGCAGGCGTGGCCCTTGAGGCAGACATCTTCCAGGAGCTGATGACGCCCGTCTCCATCGGTATCTTCACCGGCCTTGTGCTCGGCAAGCAGATCGGCGTCACCGGCGCATGCTGGATCATCAATCGACTGGGGCTGGCTTCCTACCCGGACAGGACCACCCTGACCCACCTGTGGGGCGCGAGCCTGCTGTCGGGCGTCGGGTTTACCATGTCCATCTTCATCGCCAACCTCGCCTTTGAGGATGCGGCCCGGTTCATCGAACTCTCAAAGATCGCCATCCTGTTCGCCTCGCTTGTGGCAGGAACGCTGGGGTACGTGGTCTTGCGATACGTTGCACCGGATCGAAGCGACCAGCCCTCGACATAA
- a CDS encoding transporter substrate-binding domain-containing protein: MKRLVILMLALVLCVGAVGVSKAAGPDDITYMTEQYPPFNYEEQGELKGLAVDLLDAVLKEMGASKSKKDFKILPWAQGYNRVQSEGNTCLFSMTLTDSRKPLFKWVGPVIETKTAIIAKKGSGVKIGSAADLGNYKYGVIRDDVGQQLLEEAGVSKDKMDITSKNESNIKKLDKGRIDAWAYEESSAKYQLKLAGMNPEDFETVYILKAGTLQFAFNKGVPDALIADFQKALEAVKAKGIQQQIADKYLK; this comes from the coding sequence ATGAAACGTTTGGTAATCCTTATGCTGGCCCTGGTCCTTTGCGTCGGAGCTGTTGGCGTATCCAAAGCGGCCGGCCCCGATGATATCACGTACATGACCGAACAATATCCTCCCTTCAATTATGAAGAGCAGGGAGAGCTCAAGGGCCTTGCCGTTGATCTGCTGGATGCCGTGCTCAAGGAAATGGGTGCGTCGAAATCCAAGAAGGACTTCAAGATTCTTCCTTGGGCTCAGGGCTACAACCGTGTCCAGTCTGAAGGTAATACCTGCCTCTTCTCCATGACACTCACAGACTCGCGCAAGCCTTTGTTCAAGTGGGTCGGACCGGTTATCGAGACCAAGACCGCCATCATTGCCAAAAAGGGCAGCGGCGTGAAGATTGGTTCTGCCGCTGATCTCGGTAATTACAAGTACGGTGTTATCCGTGACGATGTCGGCCAGCAGCTGCTCGAAGAGGCTGGAGTAAGCAAGGACAAGATGGACATCACTTCCAAGAATGAATCCAACATCAAGAAGCTCGACAAGGGCCGCATCGATGCATGGGCCTACGAAGAATCTTCTGCAAAGTACCAACTGAAGCTGGCAGGCATGAATCCGGAAGACTTCGAAACCGTATACATCCTGAAGGCCGGAACGCTGCAGTTTGCCTTCAACAAGGGCGTCCCCGATGCATTGATCGCTGACTTCCAGAAGGCACTTGAAGCCGTCAAGGCCAAGGGCATTCAGCAGCAGATTGCAGACAAGTATTTGAAGTAG
- a CDS encoding methyl-accepting chemotaxis protein, whose protein sequence is MTKAPGNGKRLGIQLKLSAALALVVTVVLGAYGIYDYYSQKSSLEEALQTKSIRIAERVAKSMVVPLWDFDQDLAKSALMSEITDDEVDGILVLEKDDSTLFVGLGRDGEGKVTAIEQLTDEGRIIQTQDVLKDEKEKLGGVSVALSLSKVNKKLKGIIWENLIQLVCMNTVIILLLSVIINRTMVRPIQDLKSFAGRIGNGDLSSSIDISSRDEIGDLADAFRTMQSNLTGIVRDVQKVSDNVAGGSEELYSTAESLSSGATEQAASVEEVSSSIEEMSANLSQSAENAQKTKALASKAAVDAEEGGKAVEQTVGAMKEIAEKIAIVEEIARQTNLLALNAAIEAARAGEHGKGFAVVAAEVRKLAERSGMAAAEISELSITSLDVADKAGKMLKKTVPDIQETAELIEELSVSASEQNLGVSQISDAINQLDKVVQQNAAGSEEVSSSSSELADQAQAMQRTMNFFKTGDDTGGNRPASRVTVQQAKPKALGEGNGDDFERF, encoded by the coding sequence ATGACAAAAGCACCCGGTAACGGAAAGAGGCTCGGAATTCAGCTGAAACTCAGCGCAGCACTGGCCTTGGTGGTGACCGTTGTCTTGGGAGCATACGGCATTTATGACTATTATTCTCAGAAGTCCTCTCTGGAGGAAGCGCTCCAAACCAAATCAATCCGTATTGCCGAGCGAGTAGCCAAGTCCATGGTGGTCCCGCTATGGGATTTTGACCAGGATCTGGCCAAATCAGCACTCATGTCCGAAATCACCGATGATGAAGTGGATGGCATCCTTGTCCTCGAAAAGGATGATTCCACCCTCTTTGTCGGACTCGGGCGCGACGGCGAAGGCAAGGTCACGGCCATCGAACAGCTCACTGACGAAGGACGAATCATTCAAACCCAGGACGTCTTGAAGGATGAGAAGGAAAAGCTGGGCGGCGTCTCGGTTGCCCTGTCACTCTCCAAGGTCAACAAGAAGCTCAAGGGGATCATCTGGGAGAATCTTATTCAGCTCGTCTGCATGAACACCGTCATCATCCTGCTGCTCTCGGTGATCATCAACCGGACCATGGTGAGACCCATTCAGGACCTGAAGTCCTTTGCCGGCAGAATCGGCAACGGCGACCTCTCTTCTTCCATTGATATCAGCAGCCGGGACGAGATCGGCGATCTGGCCGATGCGTTCAGAACAATGCAGTCGAATCTGACAGGCATTGTCCGCGACGTACAAAAGGTCTCTGACAACGTGGCCGGCGGCAGTGAAGAGCTCTACAGCACGGCGGAGAGCCTCTCCTCCGGCGCAACTGAGCAGGCGGCAAGCGTGGAAGAAGTGTCTTCCAGCATCGAAGAGATGTCGGCCAACCTGAGCCAGAGCGCAGAGAATGCGCAAAAGACCAAGGCTCTGGCCAGCAAGGCCGCCGTCGATGCGGAAGAAGGCGGCAAGGCGGTCGAACAGACCGTCGGCGCCATGAAGGAGATCGCCGAGAAGATCGCCATCGTGGAAGAGATCGCACGGCAGACCAACCTTCTCGCGCTCAACGCAGCCATCGAAGCGGCTCGCGCAGGCGAACACGGCAAGGGATTTGCGGTGGTCGCGGCAGAAGTCCGCAAGCTCGCAGAACGAAGCGGCATGGCGGCAGCCGAAATCAGCGAACTCTCCATCACCAGTCTGGACGTGGCCGACAAGGCAGGCAAGATGCTGAAGAAGACCGTACCGGACATTCAGGAAACCGCTGAACTCATCGAAGAGCTGTCTGTCTCGGCCAGTGAGCAGAATCTTGGCGTGTCCCAGATCAGCGACGCCATCAACCAGCTCGACAAGGTCGTCCAGCAGAATGCTGCCGGCTCCGAAGAGGTCTCCTCCAGTTCCAGTGAACTGGCTGATCAGGCCCAGGCCATGCAGCGGACCATGAACTTCTTCAAGACCGGTGACGACACGGGTGGCAATCGCCCAGCCTCACGCGTCACCGTCCAACAGGCCAAGCCCAAAGCCCTTGGAGAAGGCAACGGCGACGACTTCGAACGCTTCTAG
- the rocD gene encoding ornithine--oxo-acid transaminase codes for MKSKEYILLEDEFGAHNYKPLDVVIERGEGIWVWDVDGKKYLDCLSAYSAVNQGHCNPRIMEAMFEQAKKLTLTSRAFRNDQLGPLYKELCDLTNSHKVLPMNSGAEAVETAIKAVRKWGYEIKGVPEDKAEIVVCRNNFHGRTITIVSFSTDPTSTTGFGPFTPGFKVVEFGDAKAFEDAITDNTVAFLVEPIQGEAGVIIPPDGYLKDIRRICDEKGVVLIFDEIQTGLGRTGKMLAEEHEGVEADLTLIGKALSGGFYPVSAVLSNTEVLGVLKPGEHGSTFGGNPLACAVARTALKVLSEDGLVDNAAKMGAYFMEGLRKIDNPKIKEVRGRGLLIGVEFHPEAGGARQYCERLKEAGLLCKETHETIIRFAPPLTITKEDIDWALERITPILSE; via the coding sequence ATGAAATCGAAGGAATACATCCTGCTTGAGGACGAATTTGGCGCACACAACTACAAGCCGCTGGATGTGGTCATCGAGCGCGGCGAAGGCATCTGGGTCTGGGACGTGGACGGCAAGAAATATCTGGATTGCCTGTCCGCCTATTCCGCTGTGAACCAGGGCCACTGCAACCCGCGCATCATGGAGGCCATGTTCGAACAGGCCAAGAAGCTGACCCTCACCTCGCGCGCTTTTCGCAACGATCAGCTCGGCCCGCTCTACAAGGAACTGTGCGATCTGACCAACTCCCACAAGGTGTTGCCCATGAACTCCGGCGCCGAGGCAGTGGAGACCGCCATCAAGGCCGTGCGCAAGTGGGGGTACGAGATCAAGGGCGTGCCCGAGGACAAGGCCGAGATCGTCGTCTGCCGCAACAATTTCCACGGCCGCACCATCACCATCGTCTCCTTCTCGACTGATCCCACTTCCACCACCGGTTTCGGGCCCTTTACCCCCGGGTTCAAGGTGGTCGAGTTCGGTGATGCCAAGGCCTTTGAAGACGCCATCACGGACAACACCGTGGCCTTCCTCGTGGAGCCGATTCAGGGTGAGGCCGGTGTCATCATCCCGCCCGATGGTTACCTCAAGGACATCCGCCGCATCTGCGACGAAAAGGGCGTGGTCCTCATCTTTGACGAAATTCAGACCGGTCTCGGCCGTACCGGCAAGATGCTGGCCGAAGAGCATGAAGGCGTCGAAGCTGACTTGACCCTTATCGGCAAGGCCCTGTCCGGCGGCTTCTATCCCGTCTCTGCCGTGCTCTCCAATACCGAAGTGCTCGGCGTGCTCAAGCCCGGCGAGCATGGCTCCACCTTTGGCGGCAACCCGCTGGCATGTGCCGTGGCCCGTACCGCCCTCAAGGTGCTCTCCGAGGACGGCCTCGTGGACAACGCCGCAAAAATGGGCGCCTATTTCATGGAAGGGTTGCGCAAGATCGACAACCCCAAGATCAAGGAAGTGCGCGGACGCGGTCTGCTCATAGGTGTCGAGTTCCACCCCGAAGCAGGCGGAGCGCGTCAGTACTGCGAACGTCTCAAGGAAGCTGGTCTACTCTGCAAGGAGACCCATGAGACCATCATCCGTTTCGCGCCGCCGCTCACCATCACCAAGGAAGACATCGACTGGGCGCTGGAGCGTATCACTCCGATTTTGAGTGAATAA
- a CDS encoding FCD domain-containing protein, whose translation MAFQAKKLKQSRRFQQVVDEVEAAILAGELVPGDQLPPELELKEMFGTGRGTVREALRVLEEKGLIEIRAGAAGGAFVTKADPAKLTEHLDLLVQARSISPEHIREFREAVEPVAASLAAGRVTSAGVDRLNAAFHKAEQALDTGDSAAFLQGDVAVHVTIAELTGNPLLTAVLKMVHEHVLGVSDNYALKGDTALDDNLEDLRGLVQAVADGRGDEAGQRAMEHVRIFHGRMTAAQGD comes from the coding sequence ATGGCGTTTCAAGCAAAAAAACTGAAGCAAAGCAGGCGTTTTCAGCAGGTGGTGGACGAAGTGGAGGCCGCGATCCTCGCTGGTGAACTGGTGCCGGGAGACCAACTCCCTCCGGAGCTGGAGCTCAAGGAGATGTTTGGTACCGGGCGCGGCACCGTGCGTGAAGCGTTGCGCGTGCTGGAGGAGAAAGGGCTCATCGAGATCCGTGCCGGAGCAGCGGGCGGGGCGTTCGTTACCAAGGCGGACCCGGCCAAGCTCACCGAGCATCTGGATCTGCTCGTTCAGGCGCGCTCCATTTCGCCGGAACACATCCGTGAATTTCGTGAGGCCGTGGAGCCCGTGGCCGCATCGCTGGCTGCCGGGCGGGTGACGTCTGCGGGCGTGGACCGTCTCAACGCCGCTTTCCACAAGGCCGAGCAGGCCTTGGACACAGGGGATAGCGCTGCCTTTTTGCAGGGCGACGTGGCTGTCCATGTGACCATTGCCGAACTCACCGGGAACCCGTTGCTCACCGCTGTGCTCAAGATGGTGCATGAGCATGTGCTGGGGGTGTCCGACAACTACGCCCTGAAGGGCGACACCGCTTTGGATGACAACTTGGAAGACCTGCGCGGGCTTGTGCAGGCCGTGGCCGATGGCCGTGGCGATGAAGCAGGCCAACGCGCCATGGAGCATGTTCGCATTTTTCACGGCCGCATGACCGCGGCACAAGGAGATTGA
- a CDS encoding rubrerythrin family protein, protein MTKSDQNMAELFAERSTQAARNEIRALKADKDGRAKEARFFRALAQGQKVHAAKLLLLMRGLAGSTDDNLAAALAEVESSSDALSDMIMVAATDRNALAETAFTQFMRASDSHAVRLNNVSADEGNYHVCSICGFIVPDTVPERCPVCRAVPEQFRAVE, encoded by the coding sequence GTGACAAAAAGTGACCAGAACATGGCAGAACTGTTTGCCGAGCGATCCACACAGGCGGCGCGAAACGAGATTCGTGCCCTCAAGGCAGACAAGGATGGCCGCGCAAAGGAAGCGCGTTTCTTCCGTGCACTGGCCCAAGGCCAGAAGGTCCACGCAGCCAAACTGCTCCTGCTCATGCGCGGGTTGGCAGGGTCCACGGACGACAATCTCGCCGCCGCCCTTGCCGAGGTGGAGTCCTCATCCGATGCCCTGAGTGACATGATCATGGTAGCGGCCACGGATCGCAACGCGCTGGCCGAGACTGCCTTTACCCAGTTCATGCGCGCTTCCGACAGCCACGCTGTCCGCCTGAATAACGTGAGCGCGGACGAGGGGAACTATCACGTCTGCTCCATCTGCGGCTTCATCGTGCCGGACACAGTGCCGGAACGGTGTCCCGTCTGCCGTGCCGTACCTGAACAGTTTCGGGCCGTGGAATAG
- a CDS encoding PAS domain S-box protein — MKRDENKTKAELLEEIEFLRKELANATVAGASKLAPLPYQSLDEDGCLADVNQSWLDLLGYKREEVIGVNFGDFLVTESKELFRQRFPVFKETGVATAVEFTMIARDGTRILVSINGRIPTDMTLEVRRSHCILHDITESRRYENRLAVSEERFRGLFESNIDGIAYTDMQGTILNVNPALCDMLGLSMEEILGKNTRDISPNNIQYIEQIFANIPLAKGGYHQTFEATLLHRNGTHVPVAIRVWAAYDDKGRPVGLWGMIRDLTASRRATEQLKQQEIQYRRIVETANEGIIGLDVNHNIVFCNDVTSTFLGYPRHEILGRNALEIFSPNDPEKMRRHFSRRARGQKERYECEFLHKDGTTRWGMVSATPLMSESNEYTGSFAMIADISDLKRAEEAYRLTQTSVDNAPIDIYWINKKGHFVYVNDSACLNLGYTREELLELTISDINPLIPSESWASRWEERRDSGTMRFETVHQRKDGSNFPVGITSYHMPHGGEEFLFTYAYDLSEREEADAALHRSQELLNEVQRISLTGGWEVNLSLGTIYWTDGQCRLHGIKPGNEPATINDFFTNYIHPDDRAGVARAWNSILTEHVPAEIDFRALREDGEEVLLVTMAIPDVDNRGNVVRIFGSSRDVTQERAAAEELKQAHLRLLSILDGIDADIYVSDMENNDVLFINKHMQHTFGAPDGDFKCHELFRGETVRCEHCPIPDLVDNKGRPQGTVISERYNPVTKKWYLNHDSVIEWLEGKMVHMHMAADISGRKVMEEDLIRAKGEAEAANVAKNEFLANMSHEIRTPLNGLLGMLQILQLTDIKAEQRDFVNTAVDSGRNLLQILNDILDLSKIESGKLDFDEQEMDLGDVLDSVVSVFRHLAESRGVQMGWHIDPALPRYFLADKGRIRQILFNLVGNATKFTEKGSVTVEAYPMPRPLPDGRTQLYFHVRDTGIGIPPDKLERIFDPFTQVDGSFSRKYQGTGLGLGIVRRLVTLMGGTITLSSEENEGTDVVFTLAVWPGTAPQSVIDAQESSQTDRKLSLLVAEDEHVNRIVVDRLLKKLGHDVLCVENGEKAVEALRKSSFDCFLTDIQMPGMDGIETTRVVREELGLDLPIIALTAHAMKGDRQRFLNAGMNGYIAKPFELDDLRMELDSIAEKI; from the coding sequence ATGAAGCGCGACGAGAACAAGACAAAAGCGGAACTCCTCGAAGAGATCGAATTCCTGCGCAAAGAGCTGGCCAACGCGACCGTTGCCGGGGCGTCGAAGCTCGCGCCGTTGCCGTACCAAAGTCTGGATGAAGACGGCTGTCTCGCCGATGTGAACCAGTCCTGGCTCGACCTGCTCGGCTACAAGCGCGAGGAAGTCATCGGTGTCAACTTCGGTGATTTTCTTGTCACGGAATCCAAGGAACTTTTCCGCCAGCGATTCCCCGTGTTCAAAGAGACCGGCGTGGCCACGGCCGTGGAATTTACCATGATCGCCCGGGACGGCACCCGTATTCTGGTCTCCATCAATGGCCGAATCCCTACAGATATGACGCTTGAGGTGCGGCGTTCCCACTGCATACTTCACGACATTACCGAATCCCGAAGATACGAGAACCGTCTGGCTGTCAGTGAGGAACGGTTCCGCGGACTGTTCGAGTCCAACATCGACGGCATCGCCTACACGGACATGCAAGGCACCATCCTCAACGTGAATCCGGCTCTGTGCGACATGCTCGGGCTTTCCATGGAAGAAATACTGGGCAAGAACACGCGCGACATCTCGCCCAACAACATCCAGTATATCGAACAGATTTTTGCCAACATCCCACTGGCCAAAGGGGGGTATCATCAGACGTTCGAGGCGACCCTGCTGCACCGCAACGGCACCCATGTCCCTGTAGCTATACGGGTATGGGCCGCCTACGATGACAAGGGGCGCCCCGTGGGGTTGTGGGGCATGATCAGAGATCTCACCGCATCCCGACGAGCCACCGAACAGCTCAAACAGCAGGAAATCCAATACCGCCGCATCGTGGAGACCGCCAACGAGGGCATCATCGGCCTCGACGTGAACCACAATATTGTCTTCTGCAACGACGTAACTTCGACCTTCCTCGGCTATCCTCGCCATGAAATTCTCGGAAGAAACGCCCTGGAAATATTCAGCCCCAACGACCCAGAGAAGATGCGCAGACATTTTTCCCGGCGGGCCAGAGGGCAAAAGGAACGATACGAATGCGAGTTCCTGCATAAGGACGGCACCACCCGTTGGGGAATGGTCTCGGCCACCCCGCTCATGTCAGAATCCAACGAGTACACAGGCTCATTTGCCATGATCGCCGACATCTCCGACCTGAAGCGGGCCGAAGAAGCATACCGTCTGACCCAGACCTCCGTGGACAACGCCCCGATCGATATCTACTGGATCAACAAAAAGGGACACTTTGTTTACGTCAATGACAGCGCCTGCCTCAATCTCGGTTATACCCGTGAGGAGTTGCTGGAACTCACCATTTCCGACATCAATCCATTAATACCTTCCGAGTCATGGGCCTCCCGCTGGGAAGAGCGGCGCGACAGCGGCACCATGCGCTTCGAAACCGTGCACCAGCGCAAGGACGGCAGCAATTTTCCGGTTGGCATCACCAGCTATCACATGCCCCATGGCGGCGAGGAATTTCTCTTCACCTACGCCTATGACCTGTCCGAGCGCGAAGAAGCGGATGCCGCCCTGCACCGAAGTCAGGAATTGCTCAATGAGGTGCAGCGCATCAGTCTCACCGGCGGCTGGGAGGTAAACCTCTCCCTCGGCACCATCTACTGGACTGACGGCCAGTGCCGCCTGCACGGCATCAAACCCGGTAATGAGCCCGCAACCATCAACGACTTCTTCACCAATTACATCCATCCCGACGACAGGGCCGGTGTTGCCCGCGCGTGGAACTCCATTCTGACGGAACACGTACCCGCCGAGATTGACTTCCGGGCTCTTCGTGAAGACGGCGAAGAAGTTCTGCTGGTGACCATGGCCATTCCGGACGTGGACAACAGAGGCAATGTGGTCCGCATCTTCGGTTCCAGCCGAGACGTGACTCAGGAACGCGCGGCAGCTGAAGAGTTGAAGCAGGCCCACCTGCGCCTGCTTTCCATTCTGGACGGCATCGATGCTGATATCTACGTGTCCGACATGGAAAACAATGACGTCCTCTTCATCAACAAGCACATGCAGCACACCTTTGGCGCGCCAGACGGTGACTTCAAATGCCATGAGCTGTTCCGCGGCGAAACAGTCCGTTGCGAGCACTGCCCTATCCCGGATCTGGTCGACAATAAGGGACGCCCTCAGGGGACCGTGATTTCCGAACGGTACAATCCGGTCACGAAGAAGTGGTATCTCAACCACGACAGTGTCATCGAGTGGCTGGAAGGCAAGATGGTTCACATGCACATGGCCGCCGACATCTCGGGCCGCAAGGTCATGGAGGAGGATCTCATCCGCGCCAAAGGTGAAGCCGAAGCCGCCAACGTGGCCAAGAACGAATTTCTCGCCAACATGAGCCACGAAATCCGCACGCCCCTCAACGGCCTCCTCGGCATGCTCCAGATTCTCCAGCTGACCGACATCAAGGCCGAGCAGCGCGACTTCGTGAACACGGCCGTGGACTCCGGCCGCAACCTGCTGCAGATTCTCAACGATATCCTTGACCTCTCCAAGATCGAGTCGGGCAAGCTGGATTTCGACGAGCAGGAAATGGATCTGGGCGATGTACTGGATTCCGTTGTCTCCGTATTCCGCCATCTGGCCGAAAGCCGCGGCGTGCAGATGGGGTGGCATATAGACCCAGCCCTGCCGCGCTATTTCCTCGCGGACAAGGGGCGCATACGGCAGATTCTCTTCAACCTCGTGGGCAATGCCACCAAGTTCACGGAAAAGGGCTCGGTCACCGTTGAGGCTTACCCCATGCCACGTCCTTTGCCGGACGGCAGGACCCAGCTGTATTTCCATGTCCGCGACACAGGCATCGGCATCCCTCCGGACAAGCTGGAGCGCATTTTCGATCCCTTCACTCAGGTGGATGGTTCCTTCTCCCGCAAATATCAGGGAACCGGACTCGGACTCGGCATCGTCCGCCGCCTCGTCACCCTCATGGGCGGCACCATCACATTGAGCAGCGAGGAAAACGAGGGAACCGACGTTGTCTTCACCCTTGCGGTATGGCCCGGCACTGCCCCGCAGTCAGTCATTGACGCGCAAGAATCCTCCCAAACCGACAGGAAACTCTCCCTCCTCGTGGCCGAGGACGAGCACGTCAATCGCATCGTGGTGGATCGTCTGCTCAAGAAGCTCGGACACGATGTCCTGTGTGTGGAGAACGGGGAAAAGGCTGTCGAGGCATTACGCAAATCCAGCTTTGATTGCTTCCTGACCGATATTCAAATGCCCGGCATGGACGGCATCGAGACGACCCGCGTGGTGCGCGAGGAGTTGGGCCTCGACCTGCCCATCATCGCCCTGACGGCCCACGCCATGAAGGGCGACCGCCAGCGTTTCCTCAATGCGGGCATGAACGGCTACATCGCCAAGCCTTTCGAATTGGACGATCTTCGTATGGAATTGGATAGTATCGCCGAGAAGATTTGA
- the selD gene encoding selenide, water dikinase SelD, giving the protein MTKLKLVSTVRAAGUAAKIAPGDLEQALSGLGARPDNRVLAGGPGDNEDAVVLSFPAGKALVQTVDFFTPIVNDPYKFGRIAAANSLSDVYAMGGEPWSSMNIVCFPIKKLPGEVLTEVLRGGKDAVEEAGAVPSGGHSVEDDELKYGLAVSGLVDPDGFASNRGVRPGDELLLTKPIGTGVLATAVKGEFGDTDAMEDLLFQVCGRLNKSGGEVISRLGLMGATDITGFGLGGHLIELAEASNVHIELRMSDVPLIQGALEMASMGMLPAGSICNRNHYLPKVSVAQGLDAVNVDMMFDAQTSGGLILAVPPEKLDEAKAMLLEAGDLAAHVGTARAAEENAPLSIV; this is encoded by the coding sequence ATGACGAAATTGAAATTGGTGAGCACGGTCCGCGCGGCCGGTTGAGCCGCCAAGATCGCTCCGGGGGACCTGGAGCAGGCGCTTTCGGGCTTGGGAGCCCGCCCTGACAACCGCGTTTTGGCCGGAGGCCCCGGCGATAACGAGGACGCTGTGGTGTTGTCTTTTCCCGCGGGCAAGGCGCTGGTCCAGACCGTGGATTTCTTTACCCCCATCGTCAATGATCCTTACAAGTTCGGTCGCATCGCCGCGGCCAATTCCCTGTCGGATGTCTACGCCATGGGCGGTGAGCCGTGGTCGAGCATGAATATCGTCTGCTTCCCCATCAAGAAACTGCCGGGCGAAGTGCTGACCGAAGTGCTGCGCGGCGGCAAGGATGCGGTGGAAGAAGCCGGGGCAGTGCCTTCCGGCGGCCATAGCGTGGAAGACGATGAACTGAAATACGGCCTCGCCGTTTCAGGACTGGTCGATCCTGATGGATTTGCCTCCAACCGGGGCGTACGGCCTGGGGATGAACTGCTCCTGACAAAGCCCATCGGCACGGGCGTGCTGGCCACGGCGGTGAAGGGCGAGTTCGGTGACACCGACGCCATGGAAGATCTGCTCTTTCAGGTGTGCGGACGACTGAATAAGTCGGGCGGAGAAGTCATCAGCAGGCTTGGTCTGATGGGAGCCACCGATATCACCGGGTTCGGTCTGGGCGGTCACCTGATCGAACTGGCCGAAGCGAGCAATGTGCATATCGAACTGCGCATGAGCGATGTGCCGCTGATTCAGGGCGCGCTGGAGATGGCTTCCATGGGCATGCTGCCTGCTGGGTCCATCTGCAACCGCAACCACTACCTGCCGAAAGTGAGCGTGGCGCAGGGGCTGGACGCCGTGAATGTGGACATGATGTTCGACGCCCAGACGTCGGGCGGCCTGATTCTGGCCGTACCGCCTGAGAAGCTGGACGAGGCCAAGGCCATGCTGCTGGAAGCAGGCGATCTGGCCGCGCACGTGGGCACGGCTCGCGCTGCAGAAGAGAACGCGCCGCTGTCCATCGTTTAG